A portion of the Clostridium gelidum genome contains these proteins:
- the spo0A gene encoding sporulation transcription factor Spo0A, with amino-acid sequence MEDSKISVLIADDNKEFCSILNDYLLNQRDIVVTGIAKDGREALELIVEKKPDLVILDIIMPHLDGLGVLERLNTMELEKVPRIIILSAVGQDKITQQAITLGADYYTVKPFDMEVFTKRIREMFNGVTSQATSLRSSYQSSSVISSSNENRTKVPMDLETEITNIIHEVGVPAHIKGYMYLREAITMVVGDMELLSAVTKELYPSIAKKYNTTASRVERAIRHAIEVAWGRGQVEAINRLFGYTIHGDKGKPTNSEFIAIIADKLRLQNKVS; translated from the coding sequence ATGGAAGATTCAAAAATATCTGTACTAATTGCTGACGATAACAAGGAATTTTGTAGTATTTTAAATGACTATCTATTAAATCAAAGAGATATAGTTGTTACAGGAATTGCAAAAGATGGTAGAGAGGCTTTAGAATTAATAGTAGAAAAAAAGCCTGATTTAGTTATTCTAGACATTATAATGCCACATTTAGATGGATTAGGTGTTCTTGAAAGATTAAATACTATGGAATTAGAAAAAGTTCCAAGAATAATAATTTTATCTGCAGTTGGGCAAGATAAAATCACTCAACAAGCTATAACACTTGGTGCAGATTATTATACTGTAAAACCTTTTGATATGGAAGTATTCACTAAGAGAATAAGAGAGATGTTTAATGGTGTTACATCTCAAGCAACAAGTTTAAGATCTTCATATCAATCATCATCAGTGATATCTTCATCAAATGAAAATAGAACGAAGGTACCTATGGATTTAGAAACAGAAATAACTAATATCATACATGAAGTTGGCGTACCAGCTCATATAAAAGGATATATGTATTTAAGAGAAGCTATAACTATGGTTGTTGGCGATATGGAATTATTATCAGCAGTAACTAAAGAATTATACCCTTCAATAGCTAAGAAGTATAACACAACAGCTTCAAGAGTAGAAAGAGCAATAAGACATGCAATAGAAGTAGCCTGGGGTAGAGGTCAAGTAGAAGCTATTAATAGACTATTTGGATATACTATTCATGGAGATAAAGGCAAACCTACTAATAGTGAATTTATCGCAATTATTGCTGATAAATTAAGATTACAAAATAAAGTTAGCTAG
- the spoIVB gene encoding SpoIVB peptidase → MKKKLLCTTSLLIAPILILILITLASINNLPSTIYTKNEKTVQSIAPIGNTIDKIKNNENTYEIKFLGMIPLKSLEVQKIKDLEVYPGGNPIGVRVNSQGVLIVGYSDIEVNNRKEESPGKVCGLEIGDIILKVNDIEMENCIDLLKTIKTCEEDVKVDILRRGENFTKIIHLKKENDKDYKIGLWIRDSTAGVGTMTFFDDDTKKFGALGHPITDCDTNEPFLIKKGDVLESSIISVRKGEKGSPGELRGIFLNEQTPTGDIEKNTQSGIFGEIKNTEALNMNIKPLKVGFRDEISIGKAKIITTIDESGPQEFDIEIEKLLNQSTAGSKSMVIKITDPRLLAKTGGIVQGMSGSPIIQNNKIIGAVTHVLINKPDTGYGIYIEWMLQDAGIIK, encoded by the coding sequence ATGAAGAAAAAACTTTTATGTACAACTAGTCTACTTATAGCTCCAATCCTGATTCTAATTTTAATTACCTTAGCGAGTATAAACAATTTGCCGAGTACAATTTATACAAAAAATGAAAAGACAGTACAGTCAATTGCACCTATAGGTAACACAATAGATAAAATCAAGAATAATGAAAATACATATGAAATAAAATTTTTAGGAATGATTCCACTTAAATCTTTAGAAGTTCAAAAAATTAAGGACTTGGAAGTTTATCCAGGTGGAAATCCTATTGGTGTAAGAGTAAATAGTCAAGGTGTGCTAATTGTAGGATATTCGGATATAGAAGTTAATAATAGAAAAGAAGAAAGTCCTGGGAAAGTATGTGGTCTTGAAATTGGCGACATAATATTAAAAGTAAATGATATAGAAATGGAAAATTGTATAGATTTATTGAAAACAATTAAAACATGTGAAGAAGATGTGAAGGTTGATATCTTAAGACGTGGAGAAAATTTTACAAAGATTATTCACTTAAAAAAAGAAAATGATAAAGACTATAAAATTGGATTGTGGATTAGAGACTCTACAGCTGGAGTTGGAACAATGACATTTTTTGATGATGATACTAAGAAATTTGGAGCATTAGGACATCCAATCACAGATTGTGATACAAATGAACCTTTCTTAATAAAAAAAGGAGATGTATTAGAATCATCTATAATAAGTGTTAGAAAAGGAGAAAAAGGCTCGCCGGGTGAACTTCGAGGGATTTTTCTAAATGAACAAACACCAACGGGGGATATTGAAAAGAATACTCAAAGTGGAATTTTTGGAGAAATTAAAAATACAGAAGCCTTAAATATGAATATAAAACCACTTAAAGTTGGTTTTAGAGATGAAATATCCATAGGAAAAGCAAAAATAATCACAACTATTGATGAAAGTGGTCCACAAGAATTTGATATTGAAATTGAAAAGCTTTTAAATCAGTCTACGGCAGGTTCTAAGAGTATGGTAATCAAAATTACAGATCCTAGGTTACTTGCGAAAACTGGTGGAATAGTGCAAGGGATGAGTGGAAGTCCGATTATCCAAAATAATAAAATTATAGGAGCAGTAACTCATGTATTAATTAATAAACCTGATACAGGATATGGAATATATATAGAGTGGATGCTTCAAGATGCAGGAATAATTAAATAA
- the recN gene encoding DNA repair protein RecN, translating into MLIQLNIKNFALIEEMTINFNEGFNILSGETGAGKSIMIDAIDFVLGGKFSKSLIRTGEEKTYVEALFTLENSKVCDVLKELDIEFDDVLIVSRESHASGKNLIKINGKSFITSELRRVRAKLLDIHGQHQNVDLLQRNSHISYLDDFIGNELLKPMNKFSDFRKRLIELKEDIKRISGNQDRDKLLDYLKFQIEDIEKAKLKENEEENLKEEYNILANAEKINNSLVVSYGILNGNEEFSVIDSISKVIQELANVEKHFEKIKKNKKAIEEAFYTIEEVSHEIRDMAEEIVFDQDALEKTNARIYEINQYKKKYAPTIPEILDYHEKIKKEYDEIVNSEKIIEELKQKEKEVLYKMEKEALVIHEYRVNKSKYLEEKILKELTFVGLEKSRMEIRVSRTEEFNEKGFDDVCFLISTNPGEPLMPLEKVLSGGELSRIMLALKCVFAEKDEIPTLIFDEIDTGISGAVAQRVGEKMYQLSKTHQVLCITHLPQIAVLSDNHYFVMKKVIDNKTFTKIKVLLKEEKELEISKMLAGDDVTEATLNNVREMIKLSELKKIEIKK; encoded by the coding sequence ATGTTAATTCAATTAAATATTAAAAATTTTGCGTTAATAGAAGAAATGACAATAAACTTTAATGAAGGATTTAATATACTTTCAGGGGAAACAGGCGCTGGAAAGTCTATAATGATAGATGCAATAGACTTTGTTCTTGGCGGAAAGTTTTCTAAGAGTTTAATAAGAACAGGTGAAGAAAAAACATATGTGGAAGCATTATTTACTCTTGAAAATTCTAAAGTCTGCGATGTTTTAAAAGAATTAGATATTGAGTTTGATGATGTATTAATTGTTTCAAGGGAAAGCCATGCAAGCGGAAAAAATTTAATTAAAATTAACGGAAAAAGTTTTATTACATCAGAGCTTAGACGCGTAAGAGCAAAGCTTTTAGACATTCATGGACAACACCAAAATGTTGACCTTTTGCAAAGAAACAGTCATATATCATATTTAGATGATTTTATTGGAAATGAATTATTAAAGCCAATGAATAAGTTTAGTGATTTTAGAAAAAGATTAATAGAATTAAAAGAAGATATTAAAAGAATTTCAGGAAACCAAGATAGAGATAAGTTATTAGATTATTTAAAATTTCAAATTGAAGATATTGAAAAGGCCAAGCTTAAAGAAAATGAAGAAGAAAACTTAAAAGAAGAATATAATATTTTAGCAAATGCTGAAAAAATTAATAATAGTTTAGTTGTTTCTTATGGAATATTAAATGGAAATGAAGAATTTAGCGTAATAGATTCAATTTCAAAAGTAATTCAAGAATTAGCTAATGTGGAAAAACATTTTGAAAAAATAAAAAAGAATAAGAAAGCTATTGAAGAGGCATTTTATACAATAGAAGAAGTAAGCCATGAAATTCGAGATATGGCTGAAGAAATTGTTTTTGATCAAGATGCTTTAGAAAAAACAAATGCTAGAATTTATGAAATAAATCAATACAAGAAAAAATATGCACCAACTATTCCAGAAATATTAGATTATCATGAAAAAATAAAGAAAGAATATGATGAAATAGTAAATTCGGAAAAAATAATTGAAGAACTTAAGCAAAAAGAAAAAGAAGTCTTATATAAGATGGAAAAAGAAGCTTTGGTGATTCATGAGTATAGAGTAAATAAAAGCAAATATTTAGAAGAAAAAATTTTGAAAGAACTTACATTTGTAGGGCTTGAAAAATCAAGAATGGAAATAAGAGTATCTAGAACCGAGGAGTTTAATGAAAAAGGCTTTGATGATGTGTGTTTTTTAATATCTACAAATCCAGGAGAACCACTTATGCCACTAGAAAAAGTATTATCAGGTGGAGAACTTTCAAGAATAATGTTGGCTTTAAAATGTGTTTTTGCTGAAAAAGATGAAATACCTACTTTGATTTTTGATGAAATAGATACAGGTATAAGTGGAGCTGTTGCACAACGAGTTGGAGAAAAAATGTATCAATTATCAAAAACACACCAAGTTTTATGTATAACTCACTTGCCACAAATAGCAGTATTATCAGATAATCATTATTTTGTTATGAAAAAAGTAATAGATAATAAAACATTTACTAAAATAAAAGTTTTATTAAAAGAAGAAAAAGAGCTAGAAATAAGTAAAATGCTAGCTGGTGATGATGTAACAGAAGCTACACTTAACAATGTACGCGAAATGATAAAACTAAGTGAATTAAAAAAAATAGAAATTAAAAAATAA
- a CDS encoding arginine repressor — MKSKRHTKILEIITSREIETQEDLAEALKKEGFDVTQATVSRDIKNLKLIKMQASSGKSKYFVSTGEQKNIIDRLSNILVNTVLSVENVDKMVVIKTITGSAPIAAEAVDNLESADIAGTVAGDNTIFILLRSIESAEELVEKIRKRMSS, encoded by the coding sequence TTGAAATCAAAAAGACATACAAAAATATTAGAAATAATAACCTCAAGAGAAATAGAAACTCAAGAAGATCTTGCAGAGGCATTAAAAAAAGAAGGTTTTGATGTAACTCAAGCTACAGTATCTAGAGATATTAAAAATTTAAAATTAATTAAAATGCAAGCTTCAAGCGGCAAGTCTAAGTATTTTGTATCTACAGGAGAACAAAAAAATATTATAGATAGATTAAGTAATATATTAGTTAATACGGTTCTTTCAGTAGAAAATGTAGATAAGATGGTCGTTATAAAGACTATAACGGGTTCAGCACCTATTGCGGCAGAGGCTGTTGATAATTTGGAAAGCGCAGATATTGCAGGAACAGTCGCTGGAGATAACACCATATTTATTTTGCTTAGAAGCATAGAAAGTGCCGAAGAATTAGTAGAAAAAATAAGAAAGAGAATGTCATCATAA
- a CDS encoding NAD(+)/NADH kinase produces MKNIGIAINPSKDKDNKILHMVIQKFREKFNFKDIAVFSSFDIENQDLKGIDLLVVLGGDGTLLGIARSLNDSFNAPILGINIGNLGFLSSIEISDIDNALDKLEEKKYKIVNRMMLNCKVESNGNHEELNALNDAVLARGTLSRMVKFKIFVDGKIYTTFKGDGLIIATPAGSTAYSFSAGGPFVYPDLELITITPICPHSRSMHTIVLKGDSIIEICADHEDEIVYLTVDGQKAIKVNHETSIKVSKNKKSVKLLLFDDYDYFKVLRSKVLNNSKECDGEEF; encoded by the coding sequence ATGAAAAATATTGGGATTGCAATTAATCCATCAAAGGATAAAGATAATAAAATATTACATATGGTTATACAGAAATTTAGAGAAAAGTTCAACTTTAAAGACATTGCTGTTTTTAGTTCTTTTGATATAGAAAATCAAGACTTAAAAGGTATTGATTTACTTGTTGTACTTGGAGGGGATGGAACTCTTCTTGGAATAGCAAGATCTTTAAATGATAGTTTTAATGCACCTATCTTAGGAATAAACATAGGTAATTTGGGATTCTTGTCCAGTATAGAGATATCTGACATAGATAATGCACTTGATAAACTTGAAGAAAAAAAATATAAAATTGTTAATAGAATGATGTTAAACTGCAAAGTTGAATCTAATGGGAATCATGAAGAACTTAATGCACTAAATGATGCAGTACTTGCTAGAGGAACATTATCAAGGATGGTGAAATTCAAGATATTTGTAGATGGTAAAATTTATACAACATTTAAAGGTGATGGACTTATTATTGCAACTCCTGCAGGGTCTACAGCATATTCATTTTCAGCGGGTGGACCATTTGTATATCCTGACTTAGAACTTATAACAATAACACCAATATGTCCACACTCAAGAAGTATGCATACTATTGTATTAAAAGGTGATAGTATTATAGAAATATGTGCAGACCACGAAGATGAAATAGTTTATTTAACAGTAGATGGCCAAAAAGCAATTAAAGTTAATCATGAAACTTCAATCAAGGTAAGCAAAAATAAAAAAAGTGTAAAGCTACTTCTATTTGATGATTATGATTATTTTAAGGTTTTAAGAAGTAAGGTTTTAAACAATTCTAAAGAATGTGATGGTGAGGAATTTTGA